A genomic region of Manihot esculenta cultivar AM560-2 chromosome 15, M.esculenta_v8, whole genome shotgun sequence contains the following coding sequences:
- the LOC110601684 gene encoding 60S ribosomal protein L18a isoform X1, with the protein MVTHRFHQYQVVGRGLPTETDEHPKIYRMKLWATNEVRAKSKFWYFLRKLKKVKKSNGQVLAINEIFEKNPTKIKNYGIWLRYQSRTGYHNMYKEYRDTTLNGAVEQMYNEMASRHRVRFPCIQIIKTATIPAKLCKRESTKQFHNSKIKFPLVFKKVRPPTRKLKTTYKASRPNLFM; encoded by the exons ATGGTTACTCACAGG TTTCACCAGTACCAGGTTGTTGGAAGAGGGTTGCCCACCGAGACAGATGAGCACCCTAAGATTTACCGGATGAAGCTGTGGGCCACGAATGAGGTTCGTGCAAAGTCCAAGTTCTG GTATTTCCTCAGGAAGCTGAAGAAGGTCAAGAAGAGCAATGGCCAAGTTCTTGCTATCAATGAG ATCTTTGAGAAAAACCCGACCAAGATCAAGAACTATGGCATTTGGCTGCGTTACCAAAGCCGAACAGGTTACCACAACATGTACAAGGAATATCGCGATACAACACTGAATGGTGCTGTGGAGCAAATGTACAATGAGATGGCTTCTCGACATAGAGTGAGGTTTCCTTGCATTCAGATTATCAAGACTGCCACCATTCCTGCTAAGCTGTGCAAAAGGGAGAGCACCAAGCAATTCCATAATTCGAAGATCAAGTTTCCGTTGGTTTTCAAGAAGGTTAGACCGCCAACTAGAAAGCTCAAGACAACATACAAGGCATCCAGGCCAAACTTATTTATGTAA
- the LOC110601684 gene encoding 60S ribosomal protein L18a isoform X2: MTEEGKDRDLAGKLQSLYYYGTFQGVANYYPPAPQPPSHTVVGFPQSVAPVNPQYDSHGYSNVASGYEVIEERPLREHRLPFCGMGMGWFSFIIGFFLGGIPWYIATVILLCVQVDYREKPGLVACAIAFHQYQVVGRGLPTETDEHPKIYRMKLWATNEVRAKSKFWYFLRKLKKVKKSNGQVLAINEIFEKNPTKIKNYGIWLRYQSRTGYHNMYKEYRDTTLNGAVEQMYNEMASRHRVRFPCIQIIKTATIPAKLCKRESTKQFHNSKIKFPLVFKKVRPPTRKLKTTYKASRPNLFM, encoded by the exons ATGACTGAAGAAGGGAAAGACAGGGATCTAGCCGGCAAACTGCAGAGCCTGTACTATTATGGGACTTTTCAGGGCGTCGCCAACTATTACCCTCCTGCTCCGCAGCCACCGTCCCATACGGTCGTTGGTTTTCCTCAGTCAGTTGCTCCTGTTAATCCTCAGTACGATTCTCATGGATATAGCAACGTTGCATCAG GTTATGAAGTCATTGAAGAAAGGCCCCTGAGAGAACATAGACTTCCGTTCTGTGGTATGGGCATGGGATGGTTCTC GTTTATTATTGGTTTCTTTTTAGGTGGCATTCCTTGGTATATTGCAACTGTTATTCTACTTTGTGTTCAGGTGGATTACAGAGAAAAGCCTGGATTGGTTGCATGTGCAATAGCT TTTCACCAGTACCAGGTTGTTGGAAGAGGGTTGCCCACCGAGACAGATGAGCACCCTAAGATTTACCGGATGAAGCTGTGGGCCACGAATGAGGTTCGTGCAAAGTCCAAGTTCTG GTATTTCCTCAGGAAGCTGAAGAAGGTCAAGAAGAGCAATGGCCAAGTTCTTGCTATCAATGAG ATCTTTGAGAAAAACCCGACCAAGATCAAGAACTATGGCATTTGGCTGCGTTACCAAAGCCGAACAGGTTACCACAACATGTACAAGGAATATCGCGATACAACACTGAATGGTGCTGTGGAGCAAATGTACAATGAGATGGCTTCTCGACATAGAGTGAGGTTTCCTTGCATTCAGATTATCAAGACTGCCACCATTCCTGCTAAGCTGTGCAAAAGGGAGAGCACCAAGCAATTCCATAATTCGAAGATCAAGTTTCCGTTGGTTTTCAAGAAGGTTAGACCGCCAACTAGAAAGCTCAAGACAACATACAAGGCATCCAGGCCAAACTTATTTATGTAA